Proteins from a genomic interval of Aureimonas sp. AU20:
- the recA gene encoding recombinase RecA, which produces MAQSPLRLVEDTSVDKNKALDAALSQIERAFGKGSIMRLGQTEKLDIETVSTGSLGLDIALGIGGLPKGRIVEIYGPESSGKTTLALHTVAEAQKSGGVCAFVDAEHALDPVYARKLGVDLDNLLISQPDTGEQALEIVDTLVRSGAIDVLVIDSVAALTPRAEIEGEMGDSLPGMQARLMSQALRKLTGSISRSKCMVIFINQIRMKIGVMFGSPETTTGGNALKFYASVRLDIRRIGSIKDREEVTGNQTRVKVVKNKLAPPFKQVEFDIMYGEGVSKVGELVDLGVKSGIVEKSGAWFSYNSQRLGQGRENSKQTLRDNPALLAEIEAAIRQNAGLIAEKLLDSGPSEDDGEGDGEA; this is translated from the coding sequence ATGGCCCAGAGCCCACTCCGTCTCGTTGAGGATACTTCGGTGGACAAGAACAAGGCGCTCGATGCAGCGCTTTCGCAGATCGAACGGGCCTTCGGCAAGGGCTCCATCATGCGACTCGGCCAGACCGAGAAGCTGGATATCGAAACCGTTTCGACCGGCTCGCTCGGCCTCGACATCGCGCTCGGCATCGGCGGCTTGCCGAAAGGGCGTATCGTCGAGATCTACGGGCCGGAATCGTCGGGTAAGACCACGCTCGCGCTTCACACCGTGGCCGAGGCTCAGAAAAGCGGCGGCGTCTGCGCCTTCGTGGATGCTGAGCACGCGCTCGACCCGGTCTATGCCCGCAAGCTTGGCGTCGATCTCGACAATCTCCTGATCTCGCAGCCCGACACGGGCGAGCAGGCGCTGGAGATCGTGGACACGCTGGTTCGCTCCGGCGCGATCGACGTGCTGGTCATCGATTCGGTGGCGGCCCTGACGCCGCGCGCCGAAATCGAGGGCGAGATGGGCGACTCGCTGCCCGGCATGCAGGCTCGCCTGATGAGCCAGGCGCTGCGCAAGCTCACCGGCTCGATCTCGCGCTCCAAGTGCATGGTCATCTTCATCAACCAGATCCGCATGAAGATCGGTGTCATGTTCGGCTCGCCCGAGACGACGACGGGCGGCAATGCGCTGAAGTTCTATGCCTCCGTGCGCCTCGACATCCGCCGCATCGGCTCGATCAAGGATCGCGAGGAGGTCACGGGCAATCAGACCCGCGTCAAGGTCGTGAAGAACAAGCTGGCCCCGCCGTTCAAGCAGGTCGAGTTCGACATCATGTATGGCGAGGGCGTGTCGAAGGTCGGCGAGCTCGTCGATCTCGGCGTGAAGTCCGGGATCGTCGAGAAGTCGGGCGCCTGGTTCTCCTACAATTCCCAGCGCCTCGGCCAGGGACGTGAGAATTCCAAGCAGACGCTGCGCGACAATCCGGCACTTTTGGCCGAGATCGAGGCGGCGATCCGACAGAATGCCGGCCTTATCGCCGAGAAACTGCTGGACTCCGGCCCGTCCGAGGACGACGGCGAGGGGGATGGCGAGGCCTGA
- the alaS gene encoding alanine--tRNA ligase: MSGVNEIRSTFLQYFAKNGHEPVASSPLVPRNDPTLMFTNAGMVQFKNVFTGLEKRDYTRATTAQKVVRAGGKHNDLDNVGYTARHHTFFEMLGNFSFGDYFKEEAISLAWNLVTKEFSLDKSRLLVTVYSEDEEAARLWKSIAGFSEDRIIRIPTSDNFWTMGETGPCGPCSEIFYDQGESVFGGPPGSPDEDGDRFLEFWNLVFMQFEQVSPGERVALPRPSIDTGMGLERMAAILQGVTSNYEIDLFRRLIAAVEEAIGSRAEGDALASHRVIADHLRATAFLIADGVLPSNEGRGYVLRRIMRRAMRHAKLLGAREPVLFKLLPVLVSEMGRAYPELVRAEALISETLKLEEKRFLTTLDRGLILLNDASQSLGQGDSLDGEVAFKLYDTYGFPLDLTQDALRARGVGVDLSSFQAAMERQKAEARASWVGSGEAAAETVWFAIREREGATEFLGYDTETAEGEVRSIVQGGAEVPEITAGQQATIVLNQTPFYAQSGGQVGDTGILKGDGIRFEVEDTQKVANGLFIHRGKLVEGTLKVGTPLELVVDHARRTKIRANHSATHLLHEGLREILGTHVAQKGSEVSADRLRFDFSHPKPLEAAELAKVEELANAVILQNTPIETRLMAVDDAIALGAMALFGEKYGDEVRVVAMGEAKGGKSAYSIELCGGTHARATGDIGLVHVVSEGAVGAGVRRVEALTGVAARDYLLEQDARVKRIASTLKVAPAELAERVEALAEERRRLERELTEAKKKLALAGDGTASSSAPKEIGGVSFVGRVLDGVAPKDLKGLVDEVKSGLGSGIVAFVGVADGKASVVVGVTDDLTARFSAVELVRAASEAIGGKGGGGRPDMAQAGGPDAANADAAIAAVEAKLAA; the protein is encoded by the coding sequence ATGAGCGGCGTGAACGAGATCCGGTCGACCTTTCTTCAATACTTCGCGAAGAACGGGCATGAGCCGGTCGCCTCTTCGCCGCTCGTGCCGCGCAACGATCCGACCCTGATGTTCACGAACGCCGGCATGGTGCAGTTCAAGAACGTCTTTACCGGGCTGGAGAAGCGCGACTACACCCGCGCCACCACGGCGCAGAAGGTGGTTCGGGCCGGCGGCAAGCACAACGATCTCGACAATGTCGGCTACACCGCCCGGCACCACACGTTCTTCGAGATGCTCGGCAACTTCTCTTTCGGCGACTATTTCAAGGAAGAGGCGATCAGCCTCGCCTGGAACCTTGTCACCAAGGAATTTTCGCTCGACAAGAGCCGACTGCTCGTCACCGTTTACTCCGAGGATGAGGAGGCCGCGCGGCTCTGGAAAAGCATTGCGGGCTTCTCGGAGGATCGGATCATCCGCATCCCGACCTCTGACAATTTCTGGACCATGGGCGAGACCGGCCCCTGCGGCCCGTGCTCCGAAATCTTCTACGACCAAGGTGAGAGCGTCTTCGGCGGCCCTCCGGGCTCGCCGGACGAGGACGGCGACCGGTTCCTCGAATTCTGGAACCTCGTCTTCATGCAGTTCGAGCAGGTTTCGCCGGGCGAGCGGGTGGCTCTGCCGCGCCCGTCGATCGACACCGGCATGGGCCTGGAGCGCATGGCCGCCATCCTGCAGGGCGTGACCTCCAACTACGAGATCGATCTGTTCCGCCGGCTGATCGCGGCGGTGGAGGAGGCGATCGGCTCGCGCGCCGAGGGCGATGCGCTCGCCAGCCACCGCGTCATCGCCGACCATCTTCGTGCCACCGCCTTCCTGATCGCCGATGGCGTTCTGCCATCGAACGAAGGGCGCGGCTATGTGCTTCGCCGTATCATGCGCCGCGCCATGCGCCACGCCAAGCTGCTGGGCGCGCGTGAGCCGGTTCTCTTCAAGCTGCTTCCGGTGCTGGTGTCCGAGATGGGCCGCGCCTATCCAGAACTGGTGCGGGCCGAGGCGCTGATTTCTGAAACGCTGAAGCTGGAGGAGAAGCGCTTCCTCACGACGCTCGATCGCGGCCTTATCCTGCTCAACGACGCCTCGCAGAGCCTCGGTCAGGGCGACAGTCTCGACGGCGAGGTCGCCTTCAAACTCTACGACACCTATGGCTTCCCGCTCGACCTGACGCAGGACGCGCTGCGCGCGCGCGGCGTCGGCGTCGATCTTTCGTCCTTCCAGGCGGCCATGGAACGCCAGAAGGCCGAGGCTCGCGCCAGCTGGGTCGGATCGGGCGAGGCGGCGGCGGAAACGGTCTGGTTCGCTATCCGTGAGCGCGAGGGCGCGACCGAGTTCCTGGGCTACGACACCGAAACGGCCGAGGGCGAGGTTCGCTCGATCGTGCAGGGCGGCGCAGAGGTGCCGGAGATCACCGCCGGTCAGCAGGCCACGATCGTCCTCAACCAGACGCCTTTCTATGCGCAGTCCGGCGGCCAGGTGGGCGACACCGGCATTCTCAAGGGCGACGGCATCCGCTTCGAGGTCGAAGACACGCAGAAGGTCGCCAACGGCCTGTTCATCCATCGCGGCAAGCTCGTCGAGGGCACGCTGAAGGTGGGAACGCCTCTGGAACTGGTGGTCGATCACGCGCGCCGCACAAAGATCCGCGCCAATCATTCGGCGACGCATCTGCTGCACGAGGGACTGCGGGAGATCCTCGGGACGCATGTCGCCCAGAAGGGCTCGGAAGTTTCGGCCGATCGCCTCCGCTTCGACTTCTCGCACCCCAAGCCTCTTGAGGCTGCGGAACTCGCGAAGGTCGAGGAACTCGCCAACGCCGTGATCCTTCAGAACACGCCGATCGAAACCCGTCTCATGGCGGTGGACGACGCCATCGCACTCGGCGCCATGGCACTGTTCGGCGAGAAGTATGGCGACGAGGTTCGCGTCGTCGCGATGGGCGAAGCCAAGGGCGGAAAGTCCGCCTATTCGATCGAACTTTGCGGCGGCACCCACGCTCGCGCGACCGGCGACATTGGTCTGGTCCATGTCGTGTCCGAAGGGGCCGTGGGCGCCGGCGTGCGCCGCGTGGAAGCGCTGACGGGCGTTGCCGCGCGCGACTATCTCCTTGAGCAGGACGCCCGCGTGAAGCGCATCGCATCCACTCTCAAGGTGGCGCCGGCGGAACTGGCCGAGCGCGTCGAGGCGCTGGCCGAAGAGCGCCGCCGCCTGGAGCGCGAGCTGACCGAAGCCAAAAAGAAGCTGGCGTTGGCCGGCGACGGCACGGCCTCGTCCTCGGCACCGAAGGAGATCGGCGGCGTGTCCTTCGTCGGCCGCGTGCTGGACGGCGTCGCGCCGAAAGACCTCAAGGGTCTTGTGGACGAGGTGAAATCGGGTCTCGGCTCCGGCATCGTCGCCTTCGTCGGCGTGGCGGATGGCAAGGCCAGTGTGGTGGTCGGCGTCACCGACGATCTGACCGCCCGTTTCAGCGCCGTGGAACTTGTTCGCGCTGCCTCCGAGGCCATCGGCGGCAAGGGTGGCGGCGGCCGTCCCGACATGGCGCAGGCTGGCGGGCCGGATGCGGCCAATGCCGACGCCGCCATTGCGGCGGTCGAGGCCAAGCTCGCGGCTTGA
- a CDS encoding M20 family dipeptidase — protein sequence MLQKKPLIERGILQSYPIMESVMSIRSLALTTITALSLCAMVAIPSVSAQSASWVEVRKDAALAGWNTTAGMATNMKVLGPTGAEVGKVGEILGADRSSPAAAVVDFTGVEGYRQGKTAIPLEQFTLADGILSLRSSASDLAAMPAWNS from the coding sequence ATGCTGCAAAAGAAACCATTGATCGAACGGGGCATTCTCCAATCATACCCGATCATGGAGTCTGTCATGTCGATCAGGAGCCTCGCTCTCACGACCATCACCGCCCTTTCGCTTTGTGCGATGGTGGCTATTCCGTCCGTTTCCGCCCAGTCGGCTTCCTGGGTCGAGGTTCGAAAGGACGCAGCGCTCGCTGGCTGGAACACCACCGCCGGTATGGCGACAAACATGAAGGTTCTCGGCCCCACCGGCGCCGAGGTCGGGAAGGTGGGCGAGATCCTTGGAGCCGATCGAAGCAGCCCGGCCGCTGCCGTGGTCGATTTCACCGGCGTCGAAGGCTATCGCCAGGGAAAGACAGCCATCCCGCTGGAGCAGTTCACGCTCGCGGACGGCATTCTTTCGCTGCGCAGCAGTGCGTCGGACTTGGCCGCCATGCCGGCCTGGAACTCGTAA
- a CDS encoding NADP-dependent isocitrate dehydrogenase, producing the protein MAKIKVQNPVVELDGDEMTRIIWQAIKDKLIHPYLDIDLEYYDLSVENRDATGDQVTIDSANAIKKHGVGVKCATITPDEQRVEEFKLKKMWKSPNGTIRNILGGVIFREPIIMKNVPRLVPGWTQPIVVGRHAFGDQYRATDFKFPGKGTLSIKFVGEDGQVIEHEVYQAPSAGVAMAMYNLDESIREFARASFNYGLLRNFPVYLSTKNTILKAYDGRFKDIFQEVFDAEFKTEFDKRKLTYEHRLIDDMVASALKWSGGYVWACKNYDGDVQSDIVAQGFGSLGLMTSVLMTPDGKTVEAEAAHGTVTRHYRQHQKGQETSTNSIASIFAWTRGLAHRAKLDGNEELKRFSETLEKVCIDTVEAGHMTKDLALLIGPDQPWLSTTGFLDKIDENLQKAMSVA; encoded by the coding sequence ATGGCGAAGATCAAGGTCCAAAATCCGGTCGTGGAGCTGGACGGCGACGAGATGACCCGGATCATCTGGCAGGCGATCAAGGACAAGCTGATCCACCCCTACCTGGACATCGATCTCGAATATTACGACCTCTCGGTCGAGAACCGCGACGCCACGGGCGATCAGGTGACGATCGATTCGGCCAATGCCATCAAGAAGCACGGCGTCGGCGTCAAATGCGCGACGATCACGCCGGACGAGCAGCGTGTCGAAGAGTTCAAGCTCAAGAAGATGTGGAAGTCGCCCAACGGCACGATCCGCAACATTCTCGGCGGCGTGATCTTCCGCGAGCCGATCATCATGAAGAACGTGCCGCGCCTCGTGCCGGGCTGGACGCAGCCGATCGTCGTCGGCCGCCATGCCTTCGGCGACCAGTACCGCGCGACCGACTTCAAGTTCCCCGGCAAGGGCACGCTGTCGATCAAGTTCGTCGGCGAAGACGGCCAGGTGATCGAGCACGAGGTCTATCAGGCGCCCTCCGCCGGCGTCGCGATGGCCATGTACAATCTGGACGAGTCGATCCGCGAGTTCGCCCGTGCCTCGTTCAACTACGGCCTTCTGCGCAACTTCCCCGTCTATCTCTCGACCAAGAACACGATCCTCAAGGCCTATGACGGCCGCTTCAAGGACATTTTTCAGGAAGTGTTCGACGCGGAGTTCAAGACCGAGTTCGACAAGCGCAAGCTCACCTACGAGCACCGCCTGATCGACGACATGGTCGCCTCGGCGCTGAAGTGGTCGGGCGGCTATGTCTGGGCCTGCAAGAACTACGACGGCGACGTGCAGTCCGACATCGTAGCCCAGGGTTTCGGCTCGCTCGGCCTCATGACCTCGGTCCTGATGACGCCGGACGGCAAGACGGTCGAGGCGGAAGCTGCGCACGGCACCGTGACGCGCCACTACCGCCAGCATCAGAAGGGTCAGGAGACCTCGACCAACTCGATCGCCTCGATCTTCGCCTGGACACGCGGTCTCGCGCATCGCGCCAAGCTCGACGGCAACGAAGAGCTGAAGCGCTTCTCCGAGACGCTGGAGAAGGTCTGCATCGACACGGTCGAGGCCGGCCACATGACGAAGGATCTGGCCCTTCTCATCGGCCCGGATCAGCCCTGGCTCTCGACCACCGGCTTCCTCGACAAGATCGACGAGAACCTTCAGAAGGCGATGTCGGTCGCCTGA
- a CDS encoding RNA methyltransferase produces the protein MAGTNRTDENLTEGPAIILVEPQLGENIGMVARAMANFGLADLRLVNPRDGWPNEKARASASRADHVIDAVTLYDTVEAAAADATYLLATTARPRYSVKPVRGPDDAAGQLRTRISGGQKAGILFGRERFGLSNEEVDLADEIVTFPVNPAFASLNIAQAVLLMSYEWMKSGLGEGAAPRFTAPEIVPAEKEILYRFFAHLEGSLDGAGYFFPPEKREVMVHNLRIMLTRAGFSGPELSTLHGVLRSFERQIRIASEKSSTEDGE, from the coding sequence TTGGCCGGCACGAACCGCACCGACGAGAACCTGACCGAAGGACCCGCGATCATTCTGGTCGAGCCGCAGCTCGGCGAGAATATCGGCATGGTGGCGCGCGCCATGGCGAATTTCGGGCTGGCGGACCTGCGTCTGGTGAACCCGCGCGACGGTTGGCCCAACGAGAAGGCCCGCGCCAGCGCCTCGCGCGCCGACCATGTGATCGACGCGGTGACGCTCTACGACACGGTCGAGGCGGCCGCCGCCGACGCGACCTATCTCCTGGCGACGACAGCGCGGCCGCGCTATTCCGTCAAGCCCGTGCGCGGGCCGGACGATGCGGCCGGGCAGCTGCGCACGCGCATCAGCGGGGGTCAGAAGGCCGGCATCCTCTTCGGGCGCGAGCGCTTCGGCCTGTCGAACGAGGAGGTCGACCTTGCCGACGAGATCGTGACCTTCCCGGTCAATCCCGCCTTCGCCTCGCTCAACATCGCGCAAGCCGTGCTGCTCATGAGCTACGAGTGGATGAAGTCGGGTCTGGGCGAGGGTGCCGCGCCGCGCTTCACCGCGCCGGAGATCGTCCCTGCAGAGAAGGAGATCCTCTACCGCTTCTTCGCGCATCTGGAAGGATCGCTGGACGGAGCGGGCTATTTCTTCCCGCCGGAAAAGCGGGAGGTCATGGTTCACAACCTGCGGATCATGCTGACCCGCGCTGGCTTCAGCGGTCCCGAACTCAGCACTCTGCATGGCGTACTGCGTTCCTTCGAGCGCCAGATCCGCATCGCTTCCGAGAAATCCTCCACCGAGGACGGGGAATGA
- the murI gene encoding glutamate racemase codes for MSDRPILLFDSGLGGLTVLREARVLMPERRFLYVADNAAFPYGDWEEEALRARIVELFGRLIAEHDPLLCMIPCNTASTLALGDLRAAFPAMNFVGTVPAIKPAAERTQSGLVSVLATPGTVKRQYTRDLITQWASKCEVNLVGSVRLAALAEDYLRHGFVDEQAVQAETAPCFIERDGRRTDIVVLACTHYPFLANRMRKTAPWPVDWLDPAEAIARRALSLLPPDGAPVPDERDRAIFTAGEPDAATRSLIRGFGLRA; via the coding sequence ATGAGCGACCGGCCCATTCTCCTATTCGACTCGGGTCTCGGCGGGCTGACCGTGCTGCGCGAGGCGCGCGTGCTGATGCCGGAGCGGCGCTTTCTCTATGTCGCAGACAATGCGGCGTTTCCCTATGGAGACTGGGAGGAGGAAGCACTGCGCGCGCGGATCGTGGAGCTGTTCGGGCGATTGATCGCCGAGCACGATCCGCTCCTGTGCATGATTCCCTGCAACACGGCCTCGACGCTGGCGCTGGGCGACCTTCGCGCCGCGTTCCCGGCAATGAATTTCGTGGGAACTGTTCCCGCGATCAAGCCCGCCGCCGAGCGCACGCAGTCCGGCCTCGTCAGCGTTCTCGCGACACCCGGCACGGTGAAGCGTCAATACACGCGCGATCTCATCACCCAATGGGCCTCGAAATGCGAGGTGAACCTCGTCGGCAGCGTTCGTCTGGCGGCGCTGGCGGAGGATTATCTTCGCCACGGCTTCGTCGACGAGCAGGCCGTGCAGGCCGAGACGGCGCCTTGTTTCATCGAGCGCGACGGGCGGCGGACCGATATCGTGGTGCTGGCCTGTACGCACTATCCCTTTCTCGCCAACCGGATGCGCAAGACGGCGCCTTGGCCGGTGGACTGGCTGGACCCGGCCGAAGCCATCGCCCGGCGCGCGCTATCGCTTCTGCCGCCCGATGGAGCGCCCGTACCGGACGAGCGGGACCGGGCGATCTTCACGGCGGGCGAGCCGGATGCCGCCACCCGCTCGCTCATTCGCGGGTTCGGCCTGCGCGCCTGA
- a CDS encoding YqaE/Pmp3 family membrane protein, with product MDLIKIIFAILLPPLGVFMEVGLGKQFWINIILTLLGYIPGIVHAVWVIARK from the coding sequence ATGGACCTGATCAAAATCATTTTCGCCATTCTCCTTCCGCCGCTCGGCGTGTTCATGGAGGTTGGCCTCGGCAAGCAGTTCTGGATCAACATCATCCTGACCCTTCTTGGCTATATTCCCGGCATCGTTCACGCCGTCTGGGTCATCGCTCGCAAATAG
- the rpsD gene encoding 30S ribosomal protein S4, whose product MSKREAAKYKIDRRMGENIWGRPKSPVNRRQYGPGQHGQRRKGKMSDFGTQLRAKQKLKGYYGDLSEKQFRKIYEEAARRRGDTSENLIGLLESRLDAIVYRAKLVPTIFAARQFVNHGHVTVNGVRTNIGSFRCKQGDVIEVRQKSKQLTVVIEATQLAERDVPDYLEVDHGKMVVTYQRVPGLHDVPYPVVMEPNLVVEFYSR is encoded by the coding sequence ATGTCTAAGCGCGAAGCCGCTAAATACAAAATCGATCGCCGCATGGGCGAGAACATCTGGGGCCGTCCGAAGTCCCCGGTGAATCGTCGCCAGTACGGCCCGGGCCAGCATGGCCAGCGCCGCAAGGGCAAGATGTCCGACTTCGGTACGCAGCTGCGTGCCAAGCAGAAGCTCAAGGGCTACTACGGCGATCTGTCCGAGAAGCAGTTCCGCAAGATCTACGAAGAGGCCGCCCGTCGTCGTGGCGACACCTCCGAGAACCTGATCGGCCTGCTCGAGTCCCGCCTGGACGCGATCGTGTACCGCGCGAAGCTCGTTCCCACGATCTTCGCCGCGCGTCAGTTCGTCAACCACGGCCATGTCACGGTTAACGGCGTGCGCACCAACATCGGTTCGTTCCGCTGCAAGCAGGGCGATGTGATCGAGGTTCGTCAGAAGTCCAAGCAGCTGACCGTGGTCATCGAAGCCACCCAGCTCGCCGAACGTGACGTTCCCGACTATCTCGAAGTCGATCACGGCAAGATGGTCGTCACCTACCAGCGCGTTCCCGGTCTGCACGACGTTCCGTATCCGGTCGTCATGGAGCCGAACCTCGTCGTCGAGTTCTACTCGCGCTGA
- the ttcA gene encoding tRNA 2-thiocytidine(32) synthetase TtcA: protein MLDDDRHSATDAADTESEGGEGAHPLFRDAPGSVGFKKLRKRLLRQARDTMQTYAMVRPGARWLVGLSGGKDSYTLLALLLDLQWRGLLPVELLACNLDQGQPNFPKHILPDFLTRYGIAHRIEYRDTYSVVKEKVPEGATTCALCSRLRRGNLYRIAREEGCEALVLGHHLDDSIETFFLNMLHGGKLSAMPGKLLNDEGDLTVLRPLIRSAEEDIARFAEAMRFPIIPCDLCGSQEGLQRSALKGFLGDLERRFPGRKETIARSLSTVKPSHLLDPNLFDFAQLQPHSRTDPTP from the coding sequence ATGCTGGACGACGACAGGCATAGCGCGACGGACGCGGCTGACACCGAGTCCGAAGGCGGCGAGGGCGCCCATCCGTTGTTTCGCGACGCCCCCGGCTCCGTCGGCTTCAAGAAGCTTCGTAAGCGTCTGCTGCGTCAAGCGCGCGACACGATGCAGACCTACGCCATGGTTCGGCCCGGCGCGCGTTGGCTGGTCGGCCTGTCGGGTGGCAAGGACTCCTACACGCTGCTGGCGCTGCTGCTCGACCTGCAATGGCGGGGCCTGCTCCCGGTCGAGTTGCTCGCTTGCAATCTTGATCAGGGTCAGCCGAACTTCCCAAAGCATATTTTGCCGGACTTCCTCACGCGCTACGGCATCGCGCATCGCATCGAATATCGCGACACCTATTCGGTGGTGAAGGAGAAGGTGCCCGAGGGCGCTACGACCTGCGCCCTGTGCTCGCGCCTTCGACGCGGCAATCTCTATCGCATCGCGCGCGAAGAGGGCTGCGAGGCGCTGGTGCTCGGCCACCATCTCGACGATTCGATCGAGACCTTCTTCCTCAACATGCTCCATGGCGGCAAGCTCTCGGCTATGCCGGGAAAGCTCCTGAACGATGAAGGCGACCTCACCGTGCTGCGGCCGCTGATCCGCTCGGCCGAAGAGGACATCGCCCGCTTCGCCGAAGCCATGCGTTTTCCCATCATTCCCTGCGATCTGTGCGGCAGCCAGGAAGGCCTGCAGCGCAGCGCGCTCAAAGGCTTCCTCGGCGATCTCGAGCGCCGCTTTCCCGGCCGCAAGGAGACGATCGCCCGCTCGCTCTCGACCGTGAAGCCGAGCCATCTCCTCGACCCCAATCTCTTCGACTTCGCACAGCTTCAGCCTCATTCCAGAACGGACCCGACGCCGTGA
- a CDS encoding inositol monophosphatase family protein encodes MTLPIDKLATILRDAAKAEILPRFRRLGEGDIREKTSAVDLVTEADEAAERFIKRECAALLPDALFVGEEGVAADPALLAQIGDADLSIIVDPIDGTANFAAGAPLFGVMAAVVSKGETVAGLIYDPLGDDWMIAEKGAGAFLVRPDGERVRLRTAEPVGIADMIGVASSSMLPKDQRRALLTRLADTRILANYRTAAHEYRLTASGALHYQFYVKLMPWDHLAGTLLLEEAGGYVRKWNGEPYRPTDIEGGLLTATDSESWQALRALIGDDILRA; translated from the coding sequence GTGACCCTGCCGATCGACAAACTCGCCACCATTCTGCGCGACGCCGCCAAGGCCGAAATCCTGCCGCGCTTCCGGCGCCTGGGCGAAGGCGACATTCGCGAAAAGACCTCGGCGGTCGATCTCGTGACTGAGGCCGACGAAGCGGCCGAGCGCTTCATCAAGCGCGAATGCGCGGCGCTTCTGCCGGATGCGCTGTTCGTCGGCGAGGAGGGCGTCGCGGCCGACCCGGCTTTGCTCGCCCAGATCGGCGACGCCGACCTTTCGATCATCGTCGACCCGATCGACGGCACGGCGAACTTCGCCGCAGGCGCGCCGCTTTTCGGAGTCATGGCCGCCGTGGTGTCGAAGGGCGAGACGGTCGCCGGCCTGATCTACGATCCGCTGGGCGACGACTGGATGATCGCTGAAAAGGGCGCCGGCGCTTTCCTGGTGCGGCCGGACGGCGAACGCGTACGCCTTCGCACCGCCGAGCCGGTCGGCATCGCCGATATGATCGGCGTCGCGTCCTCGTCCATGCTGCCCAAGGACCAGCGCAGGGCGCTTCTGACTCGGCTCGCCGACACGCGCATTCTCGCCAATTACCGCACGGCCGCGCACGAGTACCGCCTCACGGCCTCCGGCGCTTTGCACTACCAGTTCTATGTGAAGCTGATGCCGTGGGATCATCTCGCCGGCACGCTCCTTCTGGAGGAGGCCGGCGGCTATGTCCGCAAGTGGAACGGCGAGCCCTATCGCCCGACCGACATCGAGGGCGGGCTGCTGACCGCGACCGACTCGGAAAGCTGGCAGGCGCTGCGCGCGCTGATCGGCGACGACATTCTTCGCGCTTGA